In Syntrophales bacterium, the genomic window TTTCTGCTAAGAAAAACCATGGACAAGAAAATGAAAAAAATCTTCTCCATAAACAACAAACCCGGGTAACATCTTTTATGAGGCAACGTAACCTAAAATCTCTCCCCCTTCGGTAACATTTTATTATGAGTCAACTGGTACCCTAAAACAGACATTAACCCTTCCAACACAGTAGGACAGGCGTCCCGCCTGTCCATAATGGCGAATCGCTTAGACAGCCGAGACGGCTGTCCTACGGGAGGGGAAAGACAGACTCTATTTTCAATGTCTATTGGGGGGTTAGAATTGTAAGCCATTGGCCATGAGGTCGACAACTCTTAACTGGAGTCATTGAAATTCCTTGCATATTTTCTTTTCTATGTTTATAAATAACATCGAAGAGTTAAAGGAGTCTCCTGTTCGGAACGGTTTAGTAATAATTTAGGTAATTTCCAAAAAGCGTTTAAAGTTGTCAAGAGCACAGTCGTATGGAAAAAGAAGCCAAAGCAAGGATAAGAATTAATAGCCTCCTTCAGCGTTCAGGGTGGCGGTTTTTTGATGATAAAACCGGCCCGGCCAATATTGCGCTGGAAACAAATGTCAAAATAAAGAAGAAAGTTCTTGACCAGTTTGGTGATGATTTTGAGAAAACCGGCAATGGATATGTTGATTACCTCCTGCTCGACAGCAAAGGCTTCCCCTGTGCGGTACTTGAAGCAAAATCTGAAAAATTAGACCCACTGGCCGGCAAAGAGCAGGCCCGCAAATACGCCAGATCGTCAAATGTTCGCTTTATCATTCTTTCCAATGGAAACCTCCATTATTTCTGGGACCTGGAGCACGGTAATCCCTCTATTATAATCGACTTTCCTTCTCAGGAATCATTAGGCCAGTACAGGACATTTAAACCCAATCCTGAAAGCCTTGTTAAGGAAAAAGTCGAAGACGATTATATCGCTATTACCCAGAGCCCCGTGTATCGTTCCGCTCCCAGCTGGAATAATCCTGATGAGCGCGATGACTTTATCAAAGACAACAACCTGAAATTTCTGCGGCCTTATCAGTTGAATGCCATTTACGCCCTGCAGAAGTCTGTAAAAAGCGGCGGCAACCGTTTTCTCTTTGAGATGGCCACAGGCACCGGCAAAACGCTTGCGTCCGCCGCCGTTATCAAACTCTTTTTAAAAACAGGCAATGCCAGCCGTGTCCTTTTCCTGGTCGATAGAATCGAGTTGGAAAACCAGGCCTGGAAAAATCTTGTCCGTTGCCTGAAGAATGATTACACCTGCGTCATCTTCAAAGAAAACCGCGACGATTGGCGCAAGGCCGAGATTGTCGTTTCCACAGTACAGAGCCTTTCGTTCAATAATAAGTATAGACGCCTGTTTTCCCCGACAGATTTTGATCTGATCATATCTGATGAAGCCCACCGCTCAATCAGCGGAAACAGCCGGGCTGTGTTCGAATATTTTGTGGGTTATAAATTGGGGCTTACCGCCACGCCAAAGGATTACCTGAAGAAGATCGACCCGGAAAAAATCAGTAAGCAAGACCCGCGGGAATGGGAACGCAGGCAACTCCTCGATTCGTATATAACCTTTGGCTGTGCCAGCGGAATCCCCACTTTCAGGTACAGCCTCGTCGACGGAGTAAATGACGGGTTTCTGGTCAACCCGGTTGTCGTAGATGCCAGGACGGAAATCACTACACAGCTCCTGTCCGACCTTGGTTATTCCGTGCTTATTGAAAACGAAGAAGGAAAATTAGAGGAAAAGATCTTTTTCCAGAAAGACTTTGAGAAGAAGTTTTTTTCAGATAAAACAAATGGAATCCTGTGCAAAACCTTTCTTGAAAACGCAATCAGGGACCCTTTAAGCAATGAAATCGGCAAAAGCATCATTTTCTGCGTAAGCCAGAACCATGCTTCCAAAATCACCCAGACCCTCAATATATTTGCTGATAGCCTGTTCCCCGGAAAATACAACTCTGATTTCGCCGTACAGGTGACTTCAATAATTCCAGACGCACAGCAGTTTTCAATCAGTTTTGCAAACAACAACCTGAACGGACACACCAGGGTGCTGGAGGGATATCTCAGCTCCAAAACCCGTGTCTGCGTGACTGTCGGCATGATGACCACCGGTTATGATTGCGAAGACATTTTAAACCTCTGCCTGATGCGTCCTATATTTTCTCCCACTGATTTCATACAGATCAAGGGCCGGGGCACAAGGAAATATTCTTTCCTTCATAAAATAAAAGAAAATGGCCACATGGAGGAATATAAGAAGGAAAAGAGAACATTTAAACTCTTTGATTTCTTTGCCACCTGCGAGTATTTTGAGGAGAAATTCAATTACGACGAGGTACTGGAACTGCCCCCCACCGGAACAGGGACGGGCACTGGTGATGGCGGTGGCATCAATGTTGACGAATTCGAAAACATCCAGCCGGACCCATTATCGTCTTACATAGAGTCACGCGTGGGTCTTGACGGAATGAAGATAGATCGCAAATTCTACGATCAATTCGAGGAAACCGTCAAAAAAGATGATACGGTTCGTCAGCACTATGAACGCGGTGATATGAAAGCTGCCGAGGAATACATCAGGAAGAATCTCTTTGATAAACCCGAAGAATTCTTCAATCTTGAGAAACTAAGAAAATCGGTTCATCTGGATAGGCGGCTCAGGTTATGGGAGATTCTTGAGAAGACCTTCGGAGATATTGAACGGTTCAAGTCCAAAGATGAACTTCTTGATGAGGAACTGGATAAATTTGTGTCCATCCACAAACCGGACGCCTCCCGCATTTCCCGAATCAAGGGGTTTTTCAAGGCTTATATTGCTGACAGTGAAATCCGGGACATCATAGAGAGTAAAGAATACAATCGCCTTGCCACCAATCCCAAGGTGACTATTGCCGATCTTAAGGACCTTGAAGAGTGGCGAAATGTAATACCTGAATATGTAAAGGACTATGTCCCCCTGAACACATTTTTGTAATTTTGGAGCTGCCATGACATCAACTGTCCCCACTGAATTAATTGTCAATAAGATAGCTTTTCTTCGTAGTGAAAAAGTTTTGTTAGATTATGATCTTGCAAAGCTTTATGGCGTAGAAACAAAGGTTTTAAAGCAAGCAGTACGGAGAAACATAAAACGTTTTCCTGATGATTTTATGTTTGAACTGACAAAAGAGGAAAATCGATCTTTAAGGTCACAAAATGTGACCTTAAAAAGAGGTCAGCATTCAAAGTATTCACCATTCGCCTTTACAGAACAAGGTGTGGCAATGCTATCTTCTGTTCTAAATAGCGAACGTGCTATTGAAGTAAACATTGCAATCATGAGAGCTTTTGTTCAGTTAAGAAAGATGATTGCATCCAATAACAAACTGGCACAGAAACTTGCAGAACTCGAACAACATCTGGAAAGTCATGATGAACAGATTCAGGCCATTTTTGAGGCGATCCGTCAACTCATGACGCCGCCCGCGAAACCACGCAAGAAAATCGGATTTTAGGTAAAGGAA contains:
- a CDS encoding DEAD/DEAH box helicase family protein, producing the protein MEKEAKARIRINSLLQRSGWRFFDDKTGPANIALETNVKIKKKVLDQFGDDFEKTGNGYVDYLLLDSKGFPCAVLEAKSEKLDPLAGKEQARKYARSSNVRFIILSNGNLHYFWDLEHGNPSIIIDFPSQESLGQYRTFKPNPESLVKEKVEDDYIAITQSPVYRSAPSWNNPDERDDFIKDNNLKFLRPYQLNAIYALQKSVKSGGNRFLFEMATGTGKTLASAAVIKLFLKTGNASRVLFLVDRIELENQAWKNLVRCLKNDYTCVIFKENRDDWRKAEIVVSTVQSLSFNNKYRRLFSPTDFDLIISDEAHRSISGNSRAVFEYFVGYKLGLTATPKDYLKKIDPEKISKQDPREWERRQLLDSYITFGCASGIPTFRYSLVDGVNDGFLVNPVVVDARTEITTQLLSDLGYSVLIENEEGKLEEKIFFQKDFEKKFFSDKTNGILCKTFLENAIRDPLSNEIGKSIIFCVSQNHASKITQTLNIFADSLFPGKYNSDFAVQVTSIIPDAQQFSISFANNNLNGHTRVLEGYLSSKTRVCVTVGMMTTGYDCEDILNLCLMRPIFSPTDFIQIKGRGTRKYSFLHKIKENGHMEEYKKEKRTFKLFDFFATCEYFEEKFNYDEVLELPPTGTGTGTGDGGGINVDEFENIQPDPLSSYIESRVGLDGMKIDRKFYDQFEETVKKDDTVRQHYERGDMKAAEEYIRKNLFDKPEEFFNLEKLRKSVHLDRRLRLWEILEKTFGDIERFKSKDELLDEELDKFVSIHKPDASRISRIKGFFKAYIADSEIRDIIESKEYNRLATNPKVTIADLKDLEEWRNVIPEYVKDYVPLNTFL
- a CDS encoding ORF6N domain-containing protein is translated as MTSTVPTELIVNKIAFLRSEKVLLDYDLAKLYGVETKVLKQAVRRNIKRFPDDFMFELTKEENRSLRSQNVTLKRGQHSKYSPFAFTEQGVAMLSSVLNSERAIEVNIAIMRAFVQLRKMIASNNKLAQKLAELEQHLESHDEQIQAIFEAIRQLMTPPAKPRKKIGF